Proteins encoded in a region of the Ralstonia pseudosolanacearum genome:
- a CDS encoding SET domain-containing protein, protein MPRSSAAVKDPDAHQPTLPEAAGLRRRDRIAVRESGVHGRGVYAVAAIAKGKKIIEYKGEHIAWKEALRRHPHDPDDPNHTFYFSLEDGSVIDAKYGGNRARWINHACKPNCEAREKDGRVFIHALRDIDAGEELFYDYGLVIEGRQTKALKAQFACHCGAKKCRGTMLAPPEKKEKKQ, encoded by the coding sequence ATGCCACGCTCTTCCGCTGCCGTCAAAGACCCGGACGCCCATCAGCCGACCCTGCCCGAAGCGGCCGGACTGCGCCGCCGCGACCGCATCGCCGTGCGCGAATCGGGTGTGCACGGACGCGGCGTCTACGCGGTGGCTGCGATCGCCAAGGGCAAGAAGATCATCGAATACAAGGGCGAGCACATTGCGTGGAAGGAAGCGTTGCGCCGTCATCCACATGATCCGGACGACCCCAACCACACCTTCTATTTCAGCCTGGAAGACGGCAGCGTGATCGACGCCAAGTACGGTGGCAACCGCGCGCGCTGGATCAACCATGCCTGCAAGCCGAACTGCGAGGCGCGCGAGAAGGACGGCCGTGTCTTCATCCACGCGCTGCGCGACATCGACGCGGGCGAGGAGCTGTTCTACGACTATGGGCTGGTGATCGAAGGGCGCCAGACCAAGGCGCTCAAGGCGCAGTTCGCCTGCCACTGCGGCGCGAAGAAGTGCCGCGGCACCATGCTCGCGCCGCCCGAGAAGAAGGAAAAAAAGCAGTAA
- a CDS encoding DUF3717 domain-containing protein, with protein MTDALLTITDLEAAINYWRARSPSQGDELRLCAEASALAKPYALMIVQGATRIAPEQLSEKARVAFEAWRAATGA; from the coding sequence ATGACCGATGCCCTGCTCACGATCACCGACCTGGAGGCCGCCATCAATTACTGGCGCGCCCGTTCGCCCTCGCAGGGCGACGAATTGCGGCTGTGTGCCGAAGCCTCGGCACTGGCCAAACCGTATGCGCTGATGATCGTACAAGGCGCCACCCGCATCGCTCCGGAACAGCTGAGCGAAAAGGCGCGGGTGGCGTTCGAGGCGTGGCGCGCCGCAACGGGCGCATAG
- a CDS encoding 4a-hydroxytetrahydrobiopterin dehydratase yields the protein MMPTLNDEQRKALFAELPGWSLQSDRDAIHKRFTFTDFNAAFGFMTRVALKAEQVNHHPEWFNVWNRVDITLSTHDANGLTHRDADLARFIEQAARLTGAK from the coding sequence ATGATGCCGACTCTCAATGACGAACAACGCAAGGCCCTGTTTGCCGAACTGCCGGGCTGGTCGCTGCAGAGCGACCGCGATGCGATCCACAAGCGTTTCACCTTCACCGACTTCAACGCCGCGTTCGGCTTCATGACACGCGTGGCGCTCAAAGCCGAGCAGGTGAATCACCATCCGGAGTGGTTCAACGTGTGGAATCGCGTGGATATCACGCTGTCCACGCACGATGCCAACGGCCTCACGCACCGTGATGCCGATCTCGCGCGCTTCATCGAGCAGGCCGCGCGGCTGACCGGCGCCAAGTAA
- the phhA gene encoding phenylalanine 4-monooxygenase has product MAIATPASAAPSPAPAGFTGTLTDKLREQFAEGLDGQTLRPDFTMEQPIHRYTDADHATWRTLYDRQEALLPGRVCDEFLQGLSTLGMSREGVPSFDRLNETLMRATGWQIVAVPGLVPDEVFFEHLANRRFPASWWMRRPDQLDYLQEPDGFHDIFGHVPLLINPVFADYMQAYGQGGLKAARLGALDMLARLYWYTVEFGLIRTPAGLRIYGAGIASSKSESVYALDSASPNRIGFDVRRIMRTRYRIDTFQKTYFVIDSFEQLFDATGPDFTPLYEALGTLPTFGAGDVVDGDAVLNAGTREGWADTADI; this is encoded by the coding sequence ATGGCCATCGCCACCCCCGCCAGCGCAGCCCCCAGCCCGGCCCCGGCCGGCTTCACCGGCACCCTGACCGACAAGCTCCGCGAGCAGTTCGCCGAAGGCCTCGACGGCCAGACGCTGCGCCCGGACTTCACGATGGAACAGCCTATCCACCGCTACACCGACGCCGACCATGCCACCTGGCGCACGCTGTACGACCGCCAGGAAGCCCTGCTCCCGGGACGCGTCTGCGATGAATTCCTGCAAGGCCTGTCCACGCTGGGCATGAGCCGCGAAGGCGTGCCGTCGTTCGACCGGCTCAACGAAACGCTGATGCGCGCCACCGGCTGGCAGATCGTGGCCGTGCCCGGCCTGGTGCCGGACGAAGTTTTCTTCGAGCACCTCGCCAACCGCCGCTTCCCGGCCAGCTGGTGGATGCGCCGTCCCGACCAGCTCGACTACCTGCAGGAACCGGACGGCTTCCACGACATCTTTGGCCACGTGCCGCTGCTGATCAACCCGGTCTTCGCCGACTACATGCAGGCCTATGGCCAGGGCGGCCTGAAGGCGGCGCGCCTGGGTGCGCTCGACATGCTGGCGCGGCTGTACTGGTACACGGTGGAGTTCGGCCTGATCCGCACGCCGGCCGGCCTGCGCATCTACGGCGCGGGCATCGCGTCGAGCAAGAGCGAGTCGGTCTACGCGCTGGATTCGGCCAGCCCCAACCGCATCGGCTTCGACGTACGCCGCATCATGCGCACGCGCTACCGCATCGACACCTTCCAGAAGACCTACTTCGTGATCGACAGCTTCGAGCAGCTGTTCGACGCCACCGGCCCGGACTTCACGCCGCTGTACGAGGCACTCGGCACGCTGCCGACCTTCGGCGCCGGCGACGTGGTGGACGGCGACGCCGTGCTCAACGCCGGCACCCGCGAGGGCTGGGCCGACACGGCGGATATCTGA